The Flavobacterium sp. 1 genome contains the following window.
TGTTAGGATACAAGAGAGAGAGTCTTTCAATCGAATTCTGCAAACCAATTCCACTATCAGTTTGTATGGACTGCACTTTATTGTTAGAAACAAATAAAGTCAGATACTCTCCAACAATGGTAATCCGAATACAAATTTCGGAATTCTCATTTGGATTTACTCCGTGTTTGAAAGCGTTTTCAATAAATGAGATTAAAATAAGCGGCGTAATGGCTTTACCAAACGAATTTCCTTCCATTGTATAATCAATAGTTACCGTCTTTCCCAGTCGGGTTTTTTGCAGTTGTATATAATTGCTGATATAATTGATTTCTTTATCTAAGGCAATAACATCATCATTAGCATTGGTAATAATATACCGCATTAATTCGGATAACTGCACCACAGCATCGGCAGTTTTGTCGTCTTTTTTTATCGCCAATGAATAGATGCTGTTCAGCGTATTGAATAAGAAATGAGGATTTATCTGCGCTTTCAAAAAAGACAATTCGGATTTCATTCTATCTTCTTCAACTTTTTGAAGCCTAATTTTTATGGCAATAAACAAACTCGAAATAACCCCAATAAGATAAACCAAAATAGTATGTCCGTATTGTGTAGGCGGTCCGCCAAAATGAGTTAAATTTTTAAATTCTGATGGGTGTATTTTATGAGATAATGGAGCATTTGAGGGATTAAAACCTGTGGGTTTTGGAGGATGCATATCAATCAAAGGAGGTTGTTTATGATTTCTGAAATCCAAAAAATTTAGATCTGGAGTATCAAAAATGTTAGATATCCAAAGGAAAAACAATAAAAAACAAACCAGAATGATAACATAATGAATTTGTTTTTCTTTAAAATAAATCTTTGGAATTAGAACATAATAATTGAAATAGAAGAATATCAACAACAAAAAATAGATAAAAAAGTAAATTCTGTCGTGCGGATTGCTTGCTAATTTGGGTAAACTAAAAATACTCCCGGCAGCAGTGAAGGCATATGGCAGAAACAGGAATATAAAGCACAGACAAAAGTGCATTATACAAAAGGAAATATTTTTTTTCATAATCAAATTAATTCTTCAAAAGTATGATTATTAAGCCTTCTAATAAAATTATTGCGGTAGAATTGAGTATTATTAAGGCTGTTTAACTGTGAATTGCAAAATTTAATTGAATCAATTATTGTTTATTTTATAGATTAGCTCTGTAATTTGGGTAAATAAATGGTCTTATTTGAAACAAAAAGAACAACTCCGTTGAGTTGCTCTTTATAAAATTAATGCTTCTATTCAATTAGCATTTCTGGAATGTCCCCTTCTATAATCAAGTTGGCTTCGGTAGAAGCGATAATATGTTCTACCGTGACTCCCGGAGCTCTTTCCAGCAGTTTAAATCCTTGAGGCGTGATTTCTAAAACGGCCAATTCCGTTACTATTTTTTTTACACAGCCAACTCCTGTTAATGGCAAAGTGCATTTTTTTAATATTTTGGATTCTCCTGCTTTATTGACATGCATCATCGCCACAATGATATTTTCTGCCGAAGCTACCAAGTCCATGGCTCCTCCCATCCCTTTAACCATTTTTCCTGGGATTTTCCAGTTGGCAATATCCCCTTTTTCAGAAACTTCCATAGCACCAAGAATGGTTAAATCGACATGCTGTCCCCGAATCATACCAAAACTTGTGGCAGAGTCAAAAAAAGAAGCTCCTGGCAAAGTGGTGATGGTTTGTTTTCCTGCGTTGATAATATCAGCATCTTCATCTCCTTCAAAAGGGAAAGGTCCCATACCCAGAACGCCATTTTCGCTTTGAAATTCAACATCAATTCCTTTCGGAATATAGTTTGCCACCAAAGTTGGTATTCCGATGCCTAGATTCACGAAATAACGGTCTTTCAATTCTTTCGCAATACGTTTTGCAATTCCTATTTTATCTAAAGCCATGTGTTTTTTGTTTAAAAGTAAAAATCTAAAAGA
Protein-coding sequences here:
- a CDS encoding sensor histidine kinase, with the protein product MHPPKPTGFNPSNAPLSHKIHPSEFKNLTHFGGPPTQYGHTILVYLIGVISSLFIAIKIRLQKVEEDRMKSELSFLKAQINPHFLFNTLNSIYSLAIKKDDKTADAVVQLSELMRYIITNANDDVIALDKEINYISNYIQLQKTRLGKTVTIDYTMEGNSFGKAITPLILISFIENAFKHGVNPNENSEICIRITIVGEYLTLFVSNNKVQSIQTDSGIGLQNSIERLSLLYPNNHVLAIDDNPKTYQVTLTLKVG
- a CDS encoding CoA transferase subunit B, whose product is MALDKIGIAKRIAKELKDRYFVNLGIGIPTLVANYIPKGIDVEFQSENGVLGMGPFPFEGDEDADIINAGKQTITTLPGASFFDSATSFGMIRGQHVDLTILGAMEVSEKGDIANWKIPGKMVKGMGGAMDLVASAENIIVAMMHVNKAGESKILKKCTLPLTGVGCVKKIVTELAVLEITPQGFKLLERAPGVTVEHIIASTEANLIIEGDIPEMLIE